From the genome of Cedecea lapagei, one region includes:
- a CDS encoding glycosyltransferase family protein encodes MKIVIPIMDFGRAGGERVLSRLATELVNCGCDVYFVALGSAKDIYYQTTAKILKSKVSNSKNRIVRFIMNNYYLYKKCMELRPDCAIANFHLSAFMVSFLPRTVGKYYYIQAYETVFYKSLIRRFIAFSTYLLPLRKIVNHKNILPKSINNYVEIIPAGIDDQVFYSKTNKGERKTIGLVGREEKRKGTSNIIDEIIRWENKEDLVLNVALYLSEEDRLRLEKIKINYNVIEINNDLDLANFYRLNDLIIATGLVEDGAFHYPCAEAMSCGCAVISNYAPLTNTNSKLKIENLIKTLLLIN; translated from the coding sequence TTGAAAATTGTTATACCTATTATGGACTTTGGTCGAGCTGGTGGTGAAAGAGTACTATCGAGGCTCGCTACAGAACTTGTGAATTGTGGTTGTGATGTTTATTTTGTGGCACTAGGAAGTGCTAAAGATATATATTATCAAACCACGGCAAAAATTTTAAAAAGTAAGGTGTCAAATAGTAAAAATCGCATTGTCAGATTCATAATGAATAATTATTACTTATATAAAAAATGTATGGAGTTGCGTCCTGATTGTGCGATTGCTAATTTTCATCTTTCAGCATTTATGGTTTCATTTTTACCAAGAACGGTAGGGAAATATTACTACATACAAGCCTATGAAACCGTATTTTATAAATCCCTAATCAGACGATTTATCGCCTTTTCGACATATCTGTTACCACTAAGAAAAATTGTAAACCATAAAAACATTTTACCTAAATCCATCAATAATTATGTAGAGATAATTCCTGCTGGCATCGATGATCAAGTGTTTTACTCAAAGACTAATAAAGGTGAGCGTAAGACAATTGGTCTTGTTGGTAGGGAAGAGAAAAGAAAAGGAACCAGCAATATCATCGACGAAATAATTCGGTGGGAAAACAAAGAAGACCTTGTTCTAAATGTTGCATTATATTTGAGTGAAGAAGATCGCCTTCGACTGGAAAAAATAAAAATTAATTATAATGTGATAGAAATTAACAATGATTTAGATTTGGCTAATTTTTACAGATTAAATGATCTAATTATTGCAACAGGGTTAGTTGAGGATGGTGCTTTTCATTATCCCTGCGCTGAGGCTATGTCATGTGGTTGTGCGGTAATATCTAATTATGCCCCTTTGACAAATACAAACAGCAAGCTCAAAATAGAAAATTTAATAAAAACTCTGTTGTTGATAAATTAA
- the rfbC gene encoding dTDP-4-dehydrorhamnose 3,5-epimerase has product MKIIETNIPDLKIIQPKVFSDDRGFFMESFNHGQFEEIVKRNITFVQDNHSRSNQGVLRGMHYQNSPHEQGKLVRCTYGEVYDVAVDIREHSPTYLQWHGVVLSAENKLQFWIPEGFAHGFLVLSDVAEFMYKTTDYYSPSSEKGFRWDDPDVNIEWPIRGEITLSEKDKMQPRLKP; this is encoded by the coding sequence GTGAAAATCATTGAAACGAACATCCCTGATCTAAAAATAATCCAACCTAAAGTTTTTTCGGATGACCGTGGGTTTTTCATGGAGAGCTTTAATCATGGACAATTTGAAGAAATAGTGAAGCGAAATATTACTTTTGTACAAGACAACCACTCAAGGTCGAATCAGGGCGTGTTACGTGGTATGCATTATCAGAATTCGCCACATGAGCAGGGCAAACTCGTCCGTTGTACTTATGGCGAAGTTTATGATGTTGCTGTTGATATCAGAGAGCATTCTCCTACCTATCTACAGTGGCATGGTGTAGTTTTATCTGCCGAGAATAAACTTCAGTTTTGGATTCCAGAAGGATTTGCTCATGGTTTCCTTGTGTTAAGTGATGTCGCTGAATTCATGTACAAAACAACTGATTATTATAGTCCTTCCTCTGAGAAGGGGTTTAGATGGGATGATCCTGATGTTAACATCGAATGGCCAATTCGGGGTGAAATAACACTTTCAGAAAAAGATAAAATGCAACCACGATTAAAACCCTGA
- a CDS encoding EpsG family protein: MIVLFIFCALRGADVDRDYQSYVNIYGYIVNGYHYAIEPTFYLITYISELLTSSPVFIFIIYAALAISFKYLFIKEWSPYLLLSVLVYFSSIFLLHDMTQIRIGVASSIGFFSLKYIIENNYRKYYLWILVAILFHFSMVVFIFIPLLNSKRLTTNFKLGYLSLLLFLYVLYTFKIDMLTPLQYVTIGGVQEKYNMYKAQIETDNASVNVFSVTQILHILIVFLTLSFSRYFEKDKKMILIFKLYALSPLCLIAFSAIPGFSIRLSELFSISEIVFLPMLATQFKHKGLVYFIIIAISLFLLLLNLYYVGLVKEYVFI, encoded by the coding sequence ATGATAGTTTTATTTATATTTTGCGCCTTAAGAGGTGCTGATGTTGATAGAGACTATCAATCTTATGTCAATATATATGGTTATATTGTCAATGGTTATCATTATGCAATTGAACCGACATTTTATCTGATAACATATATATCAGAGTTGCTAACTTCCTCACCTGTATTTATTTTTATAATCTATGCCGCATTAGCTATTTCCTTTAAATATCTTTTCATAAAAGAATGGTCGCCATATTTATTATTATCAGTGTTAGTTTATTTTTCCAGCATATTTTTGCTGCATGATATGACACAGATAAGAATCGGTGTCGCTAGTAGTATCGGTTTCTTTAGCCTAAAATATATCATCGAGAATAATTACAGAAAATATTACCTTTGGATCTTAGTTGCAATACTCTTTCATTTTTCAATGGTAGTATTTATTTTTATTCCATTGCTTAATTCAAAGAGATTAACTACTAACTTCAAACTGGGTTATTTATCACTTTTGCTTTTCCTTTACGTTTTATATACCTTCAAAATTGACATGTTAACACCACTCCAATACGTTACTATTGGCGGGGTGCAAGAAAAGTACAATATGTACAAAGCACAAATAGAGACTGATAATGCAAGTGTAAATGTATTTTCAGTTACTCAAATATTACATATCCTCATTGTTTTCCTGACATTATCTTTTTCAAGGTACTTTGAAAAAGATAAGAAAATGATTTTGATATTTAAATTATATGCTTTAAGCCCATTATGCTTAATCGCTTTTTCTGCTATCCCTGGCTTCTCTATTAGGCTGAGTGAACTATTTAGCATCAGTGAAATAGTATTTTTACCCATGCTGGCTACACAATTCAAACATAAAGGACTTGTGTATTTTATTATTATAGCAATCAGCCTGTTTTTATTGTTATTGAATCTTTACTATGTTGGATTAGTTAAGGAATATGTTTTTATATGA
- a CDS encoding glycosyltransferase, translating to MKIMPVVVLYKKQISESESINSILDSDDKDEIKDFFVYNNSPSEYTVPNKYNGANIHVVNDYKNSGVSKAYNEGLSYARKLGYTHVLLLDQDTTFPKHSIDVYKNALAKSPFINLFSPILKTKNEKICSPLRYKCHRGFTVDDFKPGEYSLEHYSPINSGMLINVEAAVNCGGYNEDVYLDFSDFQFIERFKRYNEKFIVVDLVLLQDFSGEETNVSKLLTRFNIYCECAKRCERNGFNDDFIYFMMVFARALKLVVKTRKLTFIKCFYKKYVRG from the coding sequence ATGAAGATAATGCCTGTGGTTGTATTATATAAAAAACAAATTTCAGAATCTGAAAGCATCAATTCCATTTTAGATTCTGATGATAAAGATGAAATAAAAGATTTTTTTGTTTATAATAACTCTCCCTCTGAATATACAGTTCCTAATAAATATAATGGTGCTAATATTCATGTTGTAAATGATTATAAAAATTCTGGTGTAAGTAAAGCCTATAATGAGGGACTTTCTTATGCCAGGAAACTGGGTTACACACATGTTTTATTACTAGATCAAGATACAACATTTCCAAAACATTCTATTGATGTTTATAAGAATGCTCTAGCTAAATCACCGTTCATTAATTTGTTTTCTCCTATACTTAAAACTAAGAATGAAAAAATTTGTTCACCACTGCGTTATAAATGCCATCGTGGTTTTACTGTCGATGACTTTAAACCCGGAGAATATAGTTTAGAACATTATTCCCCCATAAACAGCGGAATGCTTATAAATGTAGAGGCGGCTGTTAATTGTGGTGGATATAATGAAGATGTATATTTGGACTTCAGTGATTTTCAGTTTATCGAACGTTTCAAGAGATATAACGAAAAGTTTATTGTTGTTGATCTCGTTCTATTACAAGATTTCTCTGGTGAAGAAACTAATGTAAGCAAACTCCTCACGCGTTTTAATATTTACTGCGAGTGTGCCAAGCGATGTGAAAGAAATGGGTTTAATGATGATTTTATTTATTTCATGATGGTTTTTGCCAGAGCATTGAAGTTGGTAGTCAAAACTCGGAAGTTAACTTTTATTAAATGTTTTTATAAAAAATATGTAAGAGGGTAA
- a CDS encoding glycosyltransferase, with protein sequence MISVCIPTYNGESYIREQLTSILEQLNHCDEVIISDDGSTDNTLKIIDDLKDPRIKVYQNELKSDFSSNIRTEQILKKVSLNVQNALNKCVGDYIYLADQDDIWLDGRISQTINLLKSEKPVLVINDCNIINQNEEITQASYYDYIPPSKSLLRTVVKSSFHGCCMCFNRALLNRAFPFPYYSLGHDLWIGLTAIKYGDVKFVEHCLLSYRRHTMTVTKTGHKSANPLRFKLYYRLMIIIEYLKINNRKK encoded by the coding sequence ATGATCTCAGTATGCATCCCAACATATAATGGGGAATCTTACATCAGAGAACAATTGACGAGTATTTTGGAACAATTGAATCATTGTGATGAGGTGATTATTTCAGATGATGGTTCGACTGATAATACATTAAAAATCATAGATGATTTGAAAGATCCCAGGATTAAAGTCTACCAAAATGAACTTAAGTCAGATTTCAGTTCAAATATTAGGACAGAACAAATTCTTAAGAAAGTCTCTCTGAATGTGCAAAATGCCTTGAATAAATGTGTTGGCGATTATATATACTTGGCTGATCAAGATGATATTTGGCTAGATGGGCGAATTTCTCAAACAATTAATTTATTAAAAAGTGAGAAACCGGTCTTGGTTATTAATGATTGTAATATAATCAATCAAAACGAGGAGATCACGCAGGCCTCGTATTATGATTACATCCCACCAAGTAAAAGTTTATTGCGGACAGTAGTGAAAAGTTCATTTCATGGGTGTTGCATGTGTTTCAACCGGGCATTATTAAATCGTGCCTTTCCTTTTCCTTATTATAGTTTAGGACATGATCTCTGGATTGGCTTAACAGCAATTAAATATGGTGATGTAAAATTTGTTGAGCACTGTCTGTTATCTTATCGTAGGCATACAATGACAGTCACTAAAACCGGGCATAAGAGCGCTAATCCTCTCAGGTTCAAATTATATTACAGATTAATGATAATTATTGAGTATTTGAAAATAAATAATAGAAAAAAATGA
- a CDS encoding glycosyltransferase family 4 protein, protein MKKIAHVLVLPKMAGSQKFCHMLLSKIEGYEKYVIVSGCEDVDKTQVDEFTAAFKAINVNIIWCKYLKRNIGFSDIKSFFELYKIFKMYDFDIVHTNSTKPGITARIAAFFAGVRLKIHTVHGISFYKGQSKLKRLIYWGIEAFALQFGDVNICVNNLYRKYYNFFPWKKTISIYNGYDFEVLQRFSESRQTTLPEKNNKPFSFLFVGRLDAQKDPHTLIKAFSLVQKKYPDVFLDIVGDGELRISSESLVSELKINNNVVFHGWVESPYKYFMDCNVFVCPSTYEAFGFIFLEAAFFKKPIVATNVEGIPEVVIDGQMGFLVDPKDHNSLASKMIELIESSDLVNRMGVYGYEYVIKKFNEEEFIRNYQKIYDEG, encoded by the coding sequence ATGAAAAAAATAGCGCATGTTTTAGTTTTACCCAAAATGGCCGGATCTCAAAAATTTTGCCATATGCTTCTTTCTAAAATAGAAGGGTATGAAAAGTACGTTATTGTTTCTGGATGTGAAGATGTCGATAAAACTCAAGTAGATGAATTTACTGCTGCATTTAAAGCAATAAATGTTAATATCATTTGGTGTAAATACCTAAAAAGAAATATTGGTTTCTCTGATATTAAAAGCTTCTTCGAGCTATATAAAATATTTAAAATGTACGATTTTGATATTGTACATACGAACTCGACTAAACCTGGAATTACGGCGAGAATAGCGGCATTTTTTGCTGGTGTCAGATTGAAAATCCATACTGTACATGGTATTTCTTTTTACAAAGGCCAGTCAAAGTTAAAGCGTTTAATTTATTGGGGAATTGAAGCGTTTGCTTTGCAATTCGGTGATGTGAATATATGCGTGAATAATTTATATCGAAAGTATTATAATTTCTTCCCATGGAAAAAAACGATCAGTATATATAATGGTTATGATTTTGAGGTATTGCAGCGATTTAGTGAAAGCCGCCAAACCACTCTACCAGAAAAAAATAATAAACCGTTTTCTTTTCTTTTTGTCGGTAGATTAGATGCGCAAAAAGATCCTCATACATTGATTAAAGCATTTTCACTAGTCCAAAAAAAATATCCTGATGTTTTTCTTGATATTGTAGGTGATGGTGAATTAAGGATATCATCAGAATCTCTGGTATCTGAATTGAAAATCAATAATAATGTTGTTTTTCATGGTTGGGTTGAATCGCCATACAAGTATTTTATGGACTGCAATGTATTTGTGTGTCCTTCAACGTATGAAGCATTTGGATTTATATTTCTCGAGGCTGCATTTTTCAAGAAGCCGATTGTCGCAACAAATGTAGAAGGTATTCCAGAGGTTGTCATTGACGGCCAAATGGGTTTTCTAGTAGATCCGAAAGATCATAATTCATTAGCGAGTAAGATGATTGAACTCATTGAATCTTCAGATCTTGTGAATAGAATGGGTGTTTATGGATATGAGTATGTAATAAAAAAATTCAATGAGGAAGAGTTTATTCGTAATTATCAGAAGATTTATGATGAGGGATGA
- a CDS encoding LTA synthase family protein, which produces MVFPFTNGPFVNFARTAQAYYQQVTFSPAYNYPEISKNFLKVGVWSDKINEPVLREPNVIVIFTEGMSASVIDSVNHLGLGLTPNIDSLFNSSLVFDNYFNHTAATFRGLRGQLTSAYQFKDGIGANQDGFAEISNVAVKENYDNRLVSLPEILKMHGYKTLFLAATEKNSTLNTMIKSMSFDNVYGMGDFKFYQNDRMTDKQTFQSLQQLVEENKNERFFIGVYTSGTHHGLDSPDLQYKDGKNSYYNKFHNYDFQLGKFVEYLESSGVMKNTILIVTADHSTFPTPEFNSSFKTHAKYFVDKIPLIITGAGIERRIIDVKGVNSLSLTPTILHLLKINNTPNFFLGCSLFDAHCTSIYEKTSAIGQSFYKTESQSYPDYNTSESSTSKDILNFYNVSG; this is translated from the coding sequence TTGGTTTTTCCATTCACTAATGGCCCATTCGTTAACTTTGCGCGCACAGCGCAGGCTTACTACCAGCAAGTAACATTTTCACCGGCCTATAACTACCCCGAGATTTCTAAGAACTTTCTTAAGGTTGGGGTATGGAGTGACAAAATTAATGAGCCAGTCTTGAGAGAACCGAATGTCATTGTCATTTTTACTGAGGGAATGTCAGCCAGCGTCATCGATAGTGTTAATCATCTTGGATTGGGCCTCACTCCTAATATTGATTCTTTATTCAATAGTTCTTTAGTTTTTGATAATTACTTTAATCATACAGCAGCAACTTTCCGTGGTTTGCGCGGCCAATTAACATCTGCTTATCAGTTTAAAGATGGGATTGGTGCTAATCAGGACGGCTTTGCAGAAATATCTAATGTTGCAGTTAAAGAAAATTATGATAACAGACTCGTCTCTCTTCCCGAAATATTAAAAATGCATGGCTATAAAACTTTATTTCTAGCCGCAACAGAAAAAAATAGTACTTTAAATACTATGATTAAGTCGATGTCTTTTGATAACGTTTATGGAATGGGTGATTTCAAATTCTATCAAAATGACAGGATGACAGATAAACAAACTTTTCAATCGTTACAACAATTGGTTGAAGAAAATAAAAATGAACGTTTTTTTATCGGTGTTTATACTTCAGGCACGCATCATGGATTAGATAGCCCTGATCTCCAGTATAAAGATGGTAAAAACTCTTACTACAATAAATTTCATAATTACGATTTCCAGTTGGGTAAATTCGTTGAGTATTTAGAAAGCAGTGGGGTAATGAAAAATACTATTTTGATTGTTACTGCTGATCATTCTACATTTCCCACACCTGAATTTAATAGCTCATTTAAAACGCATGCCAAATATTTTGTTGATAAAATTCCATTAATTATAACCGGCGCTGGAATTGAGAGACGCATTATAGATGTTAAGGGCGTTAATAGTTTGTCCCTCACTCCCACTATATTACATTTGTTGAAAATTAATAATACGCCCAATTTCTTTTTAGGTTGTTCATTATTTGACGCTCATTGTACTAGTATATATGAAAAAACAAGCGCAATAGGTCAGTCATTTTATAAGACCGAATCCCAAAGCTATCCTGATTATAATACATCCGAGTCAAGCACATCTAAAGATATTTTAAATTTCTATAACGTTAGTGGGTAA
- the gndA gene encoding NADP-dependent phosphogluconate dehydrogenase has translation MSKQQIGVVGMAVMGRNLALNIESRGYTVSVFNRSREKTEEVVAENPGKKLVPYYTVKEFVESLETPRRILLMVQAGAGTDAAIDSLKPYLDKGDIIIDGGNTFFQDTIRRNRDLSAEGFNFIGTGVSGGEEGALKGPSIMPGGQKDAYELVAPILTKIAAVAEDGEPCVTYIGPDGAGHYVKMVHNGIEYGDMQLIAEAYSLLKHGLDLSNEELAETFTEWNKGELSSYLIDITKDIFTKKDEEGNYLVDVILDEAANKGTGKWTSQSSLDLGEPLSLITESVFARYISSLKEQRVAASKVLSGPQAKPFSGDKAEFSEKVRRALYLGKIVSYAQGFSQLRAASEENNWDLNYGEIAKIFRAGCIIRAQFLQKITDAYAENPAIANLLLAPYFKKIADDYQQALRDVISYAVQNGIPTPTFSAAIAYYDSYRAAVLPANLIQAQRDYFGAHTYKRTDKEGVFHTEWLS, from the coding sequence ATGTCCAAGCAACAGATCGGCGTTGTGGGTATGGCCGTGATGGGCCGCAACCTGGCGCTGAACATCGAAAGCCGTGGTTATACCGTTTCCGTATTCAACCGCTCCCGTGAGAAGACTGAAGAAGTCGTCGCAGAGAATCCGGGCAAGAAGCTGGTTCCTTACTACACCGTAAAAGAGTTCGTTGAATCGCTGGAAACCCCGCGCCGTATCCTGTTAATGGTGCAGGCGGGCGCAGGCACCGATGCGGCCATTGACTCGCTCAAGCCTTATCTGGATAAAGGCGACATCATCATTGATGGCGGTAACACCTTCTTCCAGGACACTATCCGTCGCAACCGTGACCTGTCGGCGGAAGGCTTCAACTTCATCGGGACCGGTGTTTCCGGTGGTGAAGAGGGCGCACTTAAGGGACCATCCATCATGCCTGGCGGCCAGAAAGATGCTTACGAGCTGGTTGCCCCTATCCTGACTAAAATTGCTGCTGTTGCTGAAGACGGTGAGCCGTGTGTCACTTACATCGGTCCTGACGGTGCCGGCCACTATGTGAAGATGGTGCACAACGGTATTGAATACGGCGATATGCAGCTGATCGCAGAAGCCTATTCTCTGCTGAAGCACGGCCTCGATCTTTCCAATGAAGAGCTGGCTGAAACCTTCACCGAATGGAATAAAGGCGAGCTGAGTAGCTATCTGATCGACATCACCAAGGATATCTTCACTAAAAAAGATGAAGAGGGTAACTACCTGGTCGATGTGATTCTGGATGAAGCCGCGAACAAAGGTACCGGAAAATGGACCAGCCAGAGCTCTCTGGATCTCGGCGAACCGCTGTCCCTGATTACTGAATCTGTATTCGCACGCTATATCTCTTCTCTGAAAGAGCAGCGCGTTGCAGCCTCTAAAGTGCTCAGTGGCCCGCAGGCTAAGCCGTTCTCCGGTGACAAGGCTGAATTCAGCGAGAAAGTGCGTCGTGCTCTGTATCTGGGCAAGATCGTTTCTTATGCTCAGGGCTTCTCTCAGCTGCGTGCTGCTTCTGAAGAGAACAACTGGGATCTCAACTACGGTGAGATTGCGAAGATTTTCCGCGCCGGCTGTATCATTCGTGCACAGTTCCTGCAGAAAATCACCGACGCTTACGCTGAGAACCCGGCTATTGCAAACCTGTTGCTGGCACCTTACTTCAAAAAGATTGCCGATGATTACCAGCAGGCGTTGCGTGATGTGATCTCTTACGCCGTACAGAATGGTATCCCAACGCCAACCTTCTCGGCAGCGATTGCCTACTACGACAGCTATCGCGCCGCGGTGCTGCCGGCTAACCTTATCCAGGCTCAGCGTGATTACTTCGGGGCGCATACCTACAAGCGCACTGACAAAGAAGGTGTCTTCCACACCGAGTGGTTAAGCTAA
- the wzzB gene encoding LPS O-antigen chain length determinant protein WzzB, producing MNQADVNVTKDHTIQTSEQIDLIDIFIQLWRGKIAIVAAMIVAILIAVGYLVVAKEKWTSEAIVTLPDSGQVSNYSNAISVLNTQNLTLIDVQQRFFGRFNSAIAALSEQLDNQQKPEKLTIESAAKDQPLPLKISYVANSAEQAQKTLNTYLQQINKRIVNELDDDLKTSVDAKIGDLKDQLATKEKVAKEKQQKRLDELNQALVVAQQSNITKPVVSQAETLSEDTLFVLGSEALSSMIKNEASRPLPLDESYFNTRQSLLAVSELKSTPETTYAFRYVMKPTLPVRKDSPKKGLTLVLAALLGLIVGSGYVLGRNVLRSYKNAA from the coding sequence ATGAATCAGGCTGACGTTAATGTGACAAAAGATCACACCATTCAAACATCCGAACAAATTGATTTAATTGATATTTTTATTCAGCTGTGGCGAGGAAAAATCGCAATAGTTGCAGCAATGATTGTAGCAATTTTAATCGCCGTGGGTTATCTGGTCGTGGCTAAAGAAAAATGGACCTCAGAGGCTATCGTCACGTTGCCGGATTCGGGGCAGGTTTCTAATTATAGCAATGCTATAAGTGTGCTTAATACTCAAAACCTGACGCTGATTGATGTTCAGCAGCGTTTCTTTGGCCGCTTTAACTCCGCTATCGCAGCACTTTCTGAGCAGCTCGATAACCAGCAGAAGCCAGAGAAGCTGACGATTGAGTCAGCAGCTAAGGATCAACCGCTACCGCTTAAGATTAGCTATGTAGCGAATTCTGCGGAACAGGCCCAGAAAACGCTCAATACTTACCTCCAGCAAATTAACAAAAGAATCGTTAACGAGCTAGATGACGATCTTAAAACCTCCGTTGACGCAAAAATAGGCGATCTCAAAGACCAGCTCGCCACGAAAGAAAAGGTGGCGAAAGAGAAGCAGCAAAAACGTCTTGATGAGCTAAACCAGGCGCTGGTTGTTGCTCAGCAGTCCAACATCACCAAACCAGTGGTTTCGCAGGCAGAAACTTTGTCTGAAGATACGCTGTTTGTGTTGGGCAGTGAGGCGCTCTCTTCGATGATCAAGAATGAAGCCTCTCGTCCTCTGCCGCTGGATGAATCTTACTTTAACACCCGCCAGTCATTGCTGGCCGTCAGCGAACTGAAATCGACGCCGGAAACGACCTATGCGTTCCGCTATGTTATGAAGCCGACGTTACCGGTACGGAAAGACAGCCCGAAAAAAGGACTCACTCTGGTGCTTGCCGCCCTGCTGGGCCTGATTGTAGGCTCGGGCTATGTACTGGGACGTAACGTTTTGCGTAGCTATAAAAACGCCGCGTAA
- the hisIE gene encoding bifunctional phosphoribosyl-AMP cyclohydrolase/phosphoribosyl-ATP diphosphatase HisIE, whose protein sequence is MLTEQQLAQLDWEKTDGLMPVIVQHAVSGEVLMLGYMNQDALAKTLETGKVTFFSRTKQRLWTKGETSGHFLNVVRISPDCDNDTLLVLVNPIGPTCHLGTSSCFGEAHHDWHFLFELEQLLASRKTADPASSYTAKLYASGTKRIAQKVGEEGVETALAATVNDRHELTNEASDLMYHLLVLLQDQDLDLSAVIENLRARHK, encoded by the coding sequence GTGTTAACAGAACAACAGCTAGCCCAGCTGGACTGGGAAAAAACCGATGGCCTGATGCCGGTTATCGTTCAGCATGCCGTTTCCGGCGAAGTCCTGATGCTCGGTTACATGAACCAGGACGCGCTGGCGAAAACACTGGAGACCGGCAAAGTCACCTTCTTCTCGCGCACCAAACAGCGCCTGTGGACCAAAGGTGAAACCTCCGGCCACTTCCTGAACGTGGTGCGCATTTCCCCGGACTGCGATAACGATACGCTGCTGGTGCTGGTTAACCCTATCGGCCCAACCTGCCACCTGGGCACTTCAAGCTGCTTCGGTGAAGCACACCATGACTGGCACTTCCTGTTTGAGCTGGAACAGCTGTTGGCTTCGCGCAAAACCGCCGACCCGGCGAGCTCCTATACCGCGAAACTGTATGCCAGCGGTACCAAGCGTATTGCGCAGAAAGTTGGGGAAGAAGGCGTGGAAACCGCGCTGGCCGCAACCGTAAACGATCGCCATGAGCTGACCAACGAAGCCTCTGACTTGATGTATCACCTGCTGGTGCTGCTGCAGGATCAGGATTTGGACTTGAGTGCGGTGATTGAGAACTTGCGGGCTCGGCATAAATAA
- the hisF gene encoding imidazole glycerol phosphate synthase subunit HisF, which yields MLAKRIIPCLDVRDGQVVKGVQFRNHEIIGDIVPLAQRYAQEGADELVFYDITASSDGRVVDKSWVTRVAEVIDIPFCVAGGIKSVEDAAQILSFGADKISINSPALADPELITRLADRFGVQCIVVGIDTWFDAETGKYHVNQYTGDESRTRVTKWETLDWVQEVQKRGAGEIVLNMMNQDGVRNGYDLAQLIKVREVCHVPLIASGGAGTMEHFHEAFRDADVDGALAASVFHKQIINIGELKAFLVQQGVEIRVC from the coding sequence ATGCTGGCAAAACGGATAATCCCTTGCCTGGACGTGCGTGACGGCCAGGTGGTCAAAGGCGTGCAGTTCCGTAACCACGAAATCATCGGTGACATTGTCCCGCTGGCGCAGCGCTACGCTCAGGAGGGCGCAGACGAACTGGTATTTTACGATATCACCGCCTCAAGCGATGGCCGCGTAGTGGACAAGAGCTGGGTGACTCGTGTAGCCGAAGTGATCGATATTCCTTTCTGCGTGGCAGGCGGGATCAAGTCCGTCGAAGATGCGGCGCAGATCCTCTCCTTTGGTGCAGATAAGATTTCCATTAACTCCCCTGCCCTGGCCGATCCTGAGCTTATCACTCGCCTGGCGGATCGCTTTGGCGTGCAGTGCATCGTGGTCGGGATCGACACCTGGTTTGACGCAGAAACCGGCAAATACCATGTGAACCAGTACACCGGTGACGAAAGCCGCACCCGCGTAACGAAGTGGGAAACGCTGGACTGGGTGCAGGAAGTACAAAAACGCGGTGCCGGAGAGATCGTCCTCAATATGATGAACCAGGACGGCGTGCGCAACGGTTACGATCTGGCTCAGTTGATCAAGGTGCGAGAAGTGTGCCACGTGCCGCTTATCGCCTCCGGCGGTGCTGGCACCATGGAACATTTCCACGAGGCCTTCCGCGATGCTGACGTCGACGGCGCCCTTGCCGCTTCCGTGTTCCATAAGCAAATTATCAATATTGGTGAACTGAAAGCATTTTTGGTTCAGCAAGGCGTGGAGATTCGAGTGTGTTAA